The Lolium perenne isolate Kyuss_39 chromosome 6, Kyuss_2.0, whole genome shotgun sequence genome segment GTATTTTCAGGTTTTGTTTTAAGTTCTCAAGGTAGCCCAGTTTGTTTCTAAAACAGTGTTAAGCTATTAACATGACTCATTGACGATTTACTCTTGTTTCAGGGAAGGCCCAACATTAGTTGTTGCCTGTGGATGGGACACCATATCATATTCAAGTTCAATTAGGCATTTGGCTTCAGATAACGTGTTTGTCATTCAGGTGGTATCCTAAACTAATTTTCTTTGTCTCactattattatcatcatcatctttAAATATCATAGAACAAGAAATAAACCAACTGCTTGTCATACAAATCTTAATCTAATTACGATAGTGTTCTTTGAATTTCAGATACAGCATCCCAGGTCTCGCCTTGATAGGTTTGATTTGGTGGTCACTCCTCGTCATGATTACTATGCTTTAACTGCGAATGGGCAGCAAGAAGTTCCACGCCTGTTCCGGAGATGGATTACTCCACAAGAACCCCCTGGGAGGAATGTGGTATGTGTTTCTCATATTACTCATAAATGGAAAATCACGTGCTGTTTGGCATTTTAATTCTGGGCTTTGGAAGTTCAGGTGCTTACTGTCGGTGCACTACACCAAGCTGATTCTGCTGCACTGCGTCTTGCTGCTATAGCCTGGCATGATGAACTTGCCCCGTTACCGAAGCCATTGCTAATTGTCAACATCGGAGGACCCACGAGTAATtctctctccttctctctcttGCTATCTTTCATATTGCACATGCCATTTTATGTGTGTTTGCATATGCTAGCTTGTTTTAACTCAGAGACCAAGTAAATCTAGACAAACTTCAAAGGCTGCATTCTAATTGTTACCCAGGGAAAATCCCATGTTGAGGACATACACACGAAAAGAAGCAAGGATATCTTGACACAATATTTTAGTTTACTTATTGATATGATTATGCTCTTTTTTCTCAATGTGATATACTGTTGGCTATGGCCAGTCAAGTGCATATTAAGTAGCTGGAGTACTTTTCTCCATTTTGAGCATCTCATGTTTGCTGCACTTGCTTTATTGTCTGGTTATCCCTAAGGATATTAGATTTCTGGTAAATTGTAGAAAAGGAAAAGTGTGTTACCAGTAGCTTTCGCCTTAAGAAAATTGTGGGATTGTTTTTGTTGATAACGGGTGCGACAAAGATACCTTACCTTCATCTAAACCAAAGCAAAATTTTCGTTGCTTACATTTTCGTTCCGCACCaggtttttctttctttcttggaGCTCCAGGATTAATGTGGTATTGATTTGTTGATTTGGGTATATCACTTTACCATGTTATCCTGGATTGTATTTCATAAAATTATAAAGGCCAGATCCAAATTCAGGTAGCTGCGTACTTCCATTGCTACATGTATAATAGTGCTGCAACTTCCAACGTTCAGTTAGATAAGAAGTTATTATGCGTGCTTACAAGTTGGCTGGACAACGCGTTGGATAAAAATGAAAACCACACCTTTGACATTGCTTTAAAAATATTTATTTGTTGATTCTGATATACCGTTATACCATGCTATCCTGGATTTTAGTTCATAAAATATTAGTATTAGATCTAAGAAGTTCTCCTACTCACATATGTTCATAGCAACATGCATAATGTAGCATAACATTTATTTTGATAACGTGTTAATTTGTGTGACTTGACATCATTGCCTAGGTTAATATGAGGATCACACCGTTGTTATACCATGCTATCCTGGATTTCTGTTCATAAAATATTAGTATTAGATCTAAGAAGTTCGCCTAGTCACATACGTTCATAGCAACATGCATAATGTAGCACAACATTTATTTTGATAACGTGTTAATTTGTGTGCTTACAAGTTACGACTTGACATCATAGCCTAGGTTAATATGAGAACCACCGTTGTCATTGCTTTTAAAATTTTGTGTAAATCGGTTGCTGCCAGAAGCAATGTGGGCTATTGTTGTGGTGCACAACTCTACCCCTCACATCGTAAAGTGAACTTATGCATCAAATAAATTCATGGTTGATAAGCCGCGGGTGGGGGTGGGCTTGTAAATCAGATATGGTTACACAACCACGTCTCTTTTCTTTCTTGACGTCTTGTAAGCAATATTATGAACTACTCTATCTGAGACGAATTTTTCCCTCTCTAACTTGTGGAGTGGTACTAGCGTGCATGCTGTCCTTTAAACATATGGTCTTCTCTGTTTATAGTTTTTGTATGGGGTGAATGACTGATTTTCATGCTCAGATCCAAGGCAATCTAATTTTtatgttttttaatgctcaggtAATTGTAAATATGGTGTTGACCTTGCTAGGCAGCTCATAACTTCACTGGATAATGTGCTAGACAGCTGTGGGAGTGTCAGAATTTCATTCTCTAGGAGAACACCAAAAAAGGTATAGATTGTTTGGTAATCTGGTTGTTTGTTACAATAAGATAGTGAATTTGACAGTTATTTTTAATTGTCTGCTGGCAGATCTCTGATATTATATTTAAAGAGTTTGCTGAACATCCTAAGGTCTATATTTGGGACGGGGAAGGTAAATTCTGAAAATTAGTACCTATATGTTTCAGCTTTTATGTTCTTAGCAAGTTATTCAACTTGTTATGATCCATTTTATCTGTGCAGAACCTAACCCACACCTGGGCCATCTTGCGTGGGCTGATGCTTTTGTCGTAACAGCAGACTCAATAAGTATGCTAAGTGAGGCCTGCAGCACAGGGTAAGCTGTTTTTTCTATCTGCATGGCTTCTGGCAAATAGAACCTCCTTTACAAGGTTGCATGACTAGCTTCCAATCACATTCTAACAGGAAGCCTGTTTATGTTATTGGGACCGAGCATTGCAAATGGAAGTTTTCTGCTTTCCACAAGAATCTACGGGAAAAAGGGGTTGTCCGCCCTTTCACTGGATTGGAAGATGTAAGTCTGCCAGCTCTGTTAAGTTAAAAATGGCACATCTACTTGATAAAGCATATCCTGTCTCAGCACATTTGTTTCTTTAATGAACATGGTTATAGTACTAAACATTGAACTTTTTGATACAAAATCCTGGACCTTTTTGCCTGAGCTTCATTTAAACAGTTAGGATAACGCACTCGAGCAGATGTTTTTTTGCTTGTTCCTGTTATCAATTAGAGTTCCAGCAGCGATTACTATAGCTGTGGCTGTGTAATTTACCTTTGGGTTATGACAAGGCTCAAACAATAATACGTAATAACTATGTGATCTGCATGAATTCTGTTAGATGGTTATTGCAAGTTCTTGCCCCACATGATGGTATTATATGATTCATATCATATCGCATATCTTGTCCCACAATGCGTAAGATTTTTGCAGACATACTGGTAGAATTATAAAAGCCGTAAAATGATGTGTTCTATTGAAAGTTGCTACATATAGCTGGAAGTCTTTTCATACGTATGTACATGCACTGCTTATCAACTATCTTTTTTGCTTGTAGATTTCAAATAGCTGGAGCTACCCTCCCTTAAATGATGCTATTGAAGTAGCTACACGTGTTCGGGAGGTGATTGCAGAACGAGGCTGGACAGTGGGATAATAATGATCATACTTAGGATAGGTGTGTATTATTCTGTGCCAACTTCTCTTCTGAGCTCATGCAGTAAATTATATAGTTTGATTAACAGAGTCACGTGGATTTGAGGATGAATAATCATATAGGGATAGCCATGGAATGGCTTGTACACAAGCTGAGAGTTTTTGTGGTACTCTCTACCCCAATTTTTGAGCGATTGCACAGTTCCCAGGAAATGTATTCATTTTGGCACCGTCTTGCCTCTTCATGTACTTGTAAAGCTGATGGAAAGAAACCAACAGAACTGGAAGTGAAACTTCAGTCTGCTCTAGGCTTATGGCCTACTCTTGTTGTGTTCTTCAAGTCATTGATCCCCTTGCTACAAAACATCATTTTTGTATAAATCGAGGCGTTCTGTGATTGAGCTGTGCATGACTTCTGCTGCTGTTTATATGGTGTG includes the following:
- the LOC127334598 gene encoding mitochondrial fission protein ELM1, which gives rise to MKPIRLPEPPGTGMETPEIFTGGAANVVRRAVAIATGSPSADSQCLGLVRALGLADNLTLYRVTRPSGGINEWLHFLPISMHKLIDQLLRQLFRNTRFALVVQGRKPYRVPNGGYVGLSSVLEVDTKRIVATARDTFDKEGPTLVVACGWDTISYSSSIRHLASDNVFVIQIQHPRSRLDRFDLVVTPRHDYYALTANGQQEVPRLFRRWITPQEPPGRNVVLTVGALHQADSAALRLAAIAWHDELAPLPKPLLIVNIGGPTSNCKYGVDLARQLITSLDNVLDSCGSVRISFSRRTPKKISDIIFKEFAEHPKVYIWDGEEPNPHLGHLAWADAFVVTADSISMLSEACSTGKPVYVIGTEHCKWKFSAFHKNLREKGVVRPFTGLEDISNSWSYPPLNDAIEVATRVREVIAERGWTVG